CCACCGGCCGGATCCACGGCGCCAGCCACTCCAACGTCGACTACAACCGCGCGGGCATCCCGCTGCTGGAGATCGTCACCAAGCCGATCACCGGCACCGACTCCCTCGCCCCGCTGGTCGCCCGCGCCTACGCCGCCGAGCTGCGCGACCTCGTCCGCTCGCTGGGTATCTCCGACGTGCGCATGGAGGAGGGTTCCATGCGCTGCGACGTGAACGTCTCCATCAACGAGCGCGGCGCCGGCGAGTGGGGCACCCGGAGCGAGACCAAGAACGTCAACTCCCTGCGCTCCGTCGAGCGCGCCGTGCGCTCGGAGATCGAGCGCCAGGCCGGTGTCCTGGACGCCGGGGAGCGGGTCGTGCAGGAGACCCGCCACTTCCAGGAGCACCTGGGCCGCAGCACGTCGGGCCGCTCCAAGGAAGAGGCGCAGGACTACCGCTACTTCCCGGACCCTGACCTCGTCCCGGTCGCCCCGTCCGCGGAGTGGATCGAGGAGCTGCGCGCCACCCTGCCCGAGCTGCCCGCCGCCCAGCGCGCCCGGGTCACGGCCGAGTGGAACCTCTCCGACACCGAGCTGCGCGACCTGGTCAACGCCGACGCCATCGGCCTGGTCGAGGCGACCGTCGTCGAGGGCGCCCCCTCGGCGGAGGCCCGCAAGCTGTGGCTGAACGAGCTCTCCCGCCGCGCCACCGAGCAGGAGGTGGAGCTGTCCTCCCTGCCCATCACCCCGGCGCAGGTGGCCCGTGTGATCGCGCTGGTCGCCGAGGGCACCCTCACCAACA
This DNA window, taken from Nocardiopsis exhalans, encodes the following:
- the gatB gene encoding Asp-tRNA(Asn)/Glu-tRNA(Gln) amidotransferase subunit GatB; this translates as MAHAVTPSFEQALDKYEPVLGLETHIELGTASKMFCPCPTAFGADPNTQVCPVCLAFPGSLPVVNEKAVEGAIRLGLALNCSIAPWGRFARKNYFYPDMPKNYQISQYDEPICVDGYLNVTVDTPEGPREFRVEIERVHMEEDTGKSSHVGGSTGRIHGASHSNVDYNRAGIPLLEIVTKPITGTDSLAPLVARAYAAELRDLVRSLGISDVRMEEGSMRCDVNVSINERGAGEWGTRSETKNVNSLRSVERAVRSEIERQAGVLDAGERVVQETRHFQEHLGRSTSGRSKEEAQDYRYFPDPDLVPVAPSAEWIEELRATLPELPAAQRARVTAEWNLSDTELRDLVNADAIGLVEATVVEGAPSAEARKLWLNELSRRATEQEVELSSLPITPAQVARVIALVAEGTLTNKLARQVVEGVLAGEGEPDAVVEARGLKVVSDDGALGAAVDEAIANNPDAADKVRGGKVAAAGALVGAVMKATRGQADAGRARELILEKLSG